The following proteins come from a genomic window of Pseudomonas sp. MAG733B:
- a CDS encoding DUF6124 family protein: MIKDTPNSSATESEKPTRVSHRPCPIFTIRPGINSETLLVHAYETLASANVMATELSSTLTGPTCNLVLGIQQMIVLAQLSVNGVLDQLDPQH; the protein is encoded by the coding sequence ATGATCAAAGACACTCCAAATTCTTCCGCCACGGAATCGGAAAAACCAACGAGAGTTTCCCACCGTCCCTGCCCAATCTTCACCATCCGTCCAGGCATCAACTCCGAAACCCTACTCGTCCACGCCTACGAAACCCTCGCCTCGGCCAATGTGATGGCCACAGAGTTGTCATCCACCCTGACCGGTCCAACCTGCAATCTGGTGTTGGGTATTCAGCAGATGATTGTCCTGGCGCAATTATCGGTGAACGGCGTGCTGGACCAACTCGACCCACAGCACTAG
- a CDS encoding Fic family protein, with protein sequence MKNPPRLRGRSDPVFDRLGQSPHKERLCDYLALLKPLDDRGRYLPFDALRYRWAPGLDSNLCWALVMKARAAQYSRLMSLGEPSRWLQFVMTPLAQKGISAVDRQTTTAVLEYMTSQIGERAHFTYLLNDLIEDEAISSSQLEGAATTTRVAKDMLKRHRLPRTPDERMVIGNFKMMNFAWEQRYEPLSVELIAAMHRVGVEGIDDPRYSPGVFRSNDDVVVQDGEGNTVHTPPPAAGLASRLQVLVAWINHSQNNPLQANYLHPLIKGIALHFSLGYEHPFRDGNGRVARALFYWFMFKNDFSAFRYIAISVLLRSAPVKYGRSYLDTEADDLDLTYFIDFQCSVVLRAVGSFTEAYRKSLIDAQQFDCWLQESGFLEQLTEKQRALFQVAKSGMAKEFTAGNVKENLGCSYNSASATLNGLVELKFFEKRRMGREWVYFLRSVSVS encoded by the coding sequence ATGAAAAATCCGCCCAGGTTGAGGGGAAGGTCTGATCCGGTGTTCGATCGGCTTGGTCAATCACCGCACAAGGAGCGCCTTTGCGACTACCTCGCGTTGCTCAAGCCTCTGGATGATCGGGGGCGTTACCTGCCATTCGATGCATTGCGCTATCGCTGGGCGCCGGGGCTGGATTCGAATCTGTGCTGGGCCTTGGTCATGAAAGCCCGGGCTGCACAATATTCGCGCCTTATGTCCTTGGGTGAACCTTCCCGGTGGCTGCAATTCGTGATGACGCCGTTGGCGCAAAAAGGCATTTCTGCGGTGGACCGGCAAACGACAACCGCGGTGTTGGAGTACATGACCAGCCAGATCGGCGAGCGTGCGCATTTCACTTATCTGCTCAATGATCTGATCGAAGACGAAGCCATCAGCAGCAGCCAGCTCGAAGGTGCGGCTACCACGACACGCGTGGCCAAGGACATGCTCAAGCGTCATCGCCTGCCGCGCACGCCGGATGAGCGAATGGTCATCGGTAACTTCAAGATGATGAACTTTGCCTGGGAGCAGCGTTACGAGCCTCTGAGCGTTGAGTTGATCGCGGCGATGCATCGCGTAGGTGTCGAGGGTATCGATGATCCGCGGTATTCGCCGGGAGTCTTCAGAAGCAACGATGACGTCGTGGTGCAAGATGGCGAGGGCAACACCGTTCATACGCCGCCACCGGCAGCAGGTCTCGCGTCACGTTTGCAGGTGTTGGTGGCGTGGATCAACCATTCCCAAAACAACCCCCTTCAAGCGAATTACCTTCATCCGTTGATCAAAGGCATCGCGCTGCATTTTTCACTCGGTTACGAGCATCCCTTTCGCGACGGCAACGGTCGGGTCGCAAGGGCGCTGTTCTACTGGTTCATGTTCAAGAATGATTTCTCGGCGTTCCGTTACATCGCGATCAGCGTTTTGTTGCGCAGTGCGCCGGTCAAGTATGGGCGCTCGTATCTGGATACCGAGGCGGACGACCTGGATCTGACGTATTTCATCGACTTCCAGTGTTCGGTGGTATTGCGAGCTGTAGGCAGTTTTACCGAGGCATATCGGAAGAGTCTGATCGATGCGCAGCAGTTCGATTGCTGGTTGCAGGAGAGCGGTTTTCTCGAGCAGCTCACGGAGAAACAGCGGGCATTGTTCCAAGTGGCCAAGAGCGGAATGGCCAAGGAGTTTACGGCGGGCAATGTGAAGGAAAATCTGGGTTGCTCTTACAACTCGGCATCGGCCACGTTGAATGGGCTGGTTGAGTTGAAGTTTTTTGAGAAACGCAGGATGGGGCGGGAGTGGGTGTACTTTTTGCGGTCGGTTTCCGTGTCTTGA
- a CDS encoding DUF4197 domain-containing protein, producing MFRPTLRFAGLCVGLMISASAMALSLSDLSQKDATGGLKDALTQGAQLAVKQLGTPGGFSNNPDVKIELPGKLGKVASKMKQFGMGDQVDQLETSMNKAAETAVTQAQPILVDAVKKMSVEDAKGILSGGNDSATQYLNKTSREQIRAKFLPIVKQATDKVGLAQQYNSFAGQAATMGVIDTKNANIESYVTEQALNGLFEMIGKQEETIRQNPAAAATSLAKKVFGTL from the coding sequence ATGTTCCGCCCTACCCTTCGCTTCGCCGGCCTGTGCGTAGGTTTGATGATCAGTGCCAGCGCGATGGCGCTGTCCCTCAGCGACCTGTCGCAGAAAGACGCCACCGGCGGACTCAAGGATGCCTTGACCCAAGGCGCGCAACTGGCCGTAAAACAACTCGGCACTCCGGGTGGCTTCAGCAACAATCCCGACGTAAAAATCGAACTGCCGGGCAAACTGGGTAAAGTCGCCAGCAAAATGAAACAGTTCGGCATGGGCGATCAGGTCGATCAACTGGAAACCAGCATGAACAAAGCGGCGGAAACCGCCGTGACCCAGGCCCAGCCGATCCTCGTGGATGCAGTGAAGAAAATGTCCGTGGAAGACGCCAAGGGCATCCTCAGCGGTGGCAACGATTCGGCTACCCAGTACCTGAACAAAACCAGCCGCGAACAGATTCGCGCCAAGTTCCTGCCGATCGTCAAGCAAGCCACCGACAAGGTCGGCCTGGCCCAGCAATACAACTCATTCGCCGGCCAAGCCGCGACCATGGGCGTGATCGACACCAAGAATGCCAACATCGAAAGCTACGTCACCGAACAGGCACTGAACGGCTTGTTCGAAATGATTGGTAAACAGGAAGAAACCATCCGCCAGAACCCGGCGGCTGCGGCGACCAGTTTGGCGAAGAAGGTGTTTGGTACGCTCTAA
- a CDS encoding YbaY family lipoprotein, with protein sequence MKKIFLLGLTVLLGACQSMQPAPKASLDGEVFYLQRSALPPSAMLSVSLQDISLADAPAVVLDEQKGQVKGQVPLPFHLSYDPAQVKPGHRYSVSARIEVDGKLMFITTENHAVQLDGKDPQPLKIRVDAVR encoded by the coding sequence ATGAAAAAAATCTTTCTGCTTGGACTTACCGTTTTGCTCGGCGCCTGCCAATCCATGCAACCTGCTCCGAAAGCCAGCCTCGATGGCGAAGTCTTCTATCTGCAACGCAGTGCCTTGCCACCGAGCGCGATGTTGAGCGTCAGCCTGCAGGACATTTCCCTGGCCGACGCTCCGGCGGTAGTCCTCGACGAACAGAAAGGTCAGGTCAAAGGACAGGTGCCGCTGCCGTTTCATCTGAGTTACGATCCGGCGCAGGTTAAACCTGGGCATCGCTACTCGGTCAGCGCGCGCATCGAAGTCGACGGTAAGCTGATGTTCATCACCACCGAAAACCATGCCGTGCAGCTCGATGGCAAAGACCCGCAACCGCTGAAAATACGCGTCGACGCCGTCCGCTAA
- a CDS encoding YbaY family lipoprotein, which produces MSNEPVRTISGKVHYLERIALAPNSKLYVSLQDVSVSDVPGKLLDQQVIPDAGTAGLNFNLTYRVADVVPGHRYAISAQIKHDDKLIFVTTQHHPVILDAAYLAPQEVLVHAYDERPRGTRNPDRP; this is translated from the coding sequence ATGAGCAACGAACCCGTCAGGACCATCAGTGGCAAAGTGCATTACCTGGAAAGGATTGCACTGGCGCCGAACTCAAAACTTTACGTCAGTTTGCAGGATGTCTCTGTATCCGACGTACCCGGAAAATTACTCGACCAGCAAGTTATCCCTGATGCAGGAACGGCAGGATTGAACTTTAACCTGACGTATCGTGTAGCTGATGTCGTGCCTGGTCACCGGTATGCAATCAGTGCCCAAATCAAACACGACGATAAGCTGATTTTTGTAACCACCCAACATCACCCGGTAATACTGGACGCTGCCTACCTGGCACCTCAGGAAGTACTGGTCCATGCCTACGACGAACGCCCACGCGGTACCCGTAATCCGGATCGCCCATAA
- the plsB gene encoding glycerol-3-phosphate 1-O-acyltransferase PlsB has translation MTRSPFRRLVFGTLRRLLYLWVRSETINQSSFTLNLDRSRPVFYVLQNPSLTDLAVVDTECSKAGLPRPVLPVSVGNLLEPAAFFYLTPDPDWLGRQDKRGAPPTLTRLVSALSQNAAEDAQIIPVSVFWGQSPDSENSPWKLLFADSWAVTGRLRRLLSIIVLGRKTRVQFSAPIHLRELIEHNKGHERTVRMAQRILRVHFRNLKAAVIGPDISHRRNLVKGLLNQPMVKQAILDEAERENISPEKAKAQALRYGNEIASDYTYTAIRFMEVVLSWFWNKIYDGIKVNHIEGVQKVAQGHEVIYVPCHRSHIDYLLLSYLLFRNGLTPPHIAAGINLNMPVIGSLLRRGGAFFMRRTFKGNPLYTSVFNEYLHTLFTKGFPVEYFVEGGRSRTGRMLQPKTGMLAITLRSFLRSSRMPIVFVPVYIGYERVLEGRTYLGELRGAAKKKESIFDIFKVIGALKQRFGQVAVNFGEPIKLAEFLDSEQPDWRQQELGPQFKPAWLNETTNRLGEKVAQHLNEAAAINPVNLVALALLSTSRLALDDRAMARVLDLYLALLRKVPYSPHTTLPEGDGRALIEHVKDMDLLSEQSDALGKILYLDEQNAVLMTYYRNNVLHIFALPALLASFFQSASRMSREQILRYTRALYPYLQAELFIRWSLNELDAVIDQWLEAFVEQGLLRFENNVYLRPAPSSRHFVLLTLLSKSIAQTLQRFYMTVSLLLNSGQNSISAEELEDLCTVMAQRLSILHGLNAPEFFDKSLFRHFIQTLLDLDVLKRDEAGKLSYHELLGELAEGAAKRVLPADIRLSIRQVAVHRSEDAAELVTPI, from the coding sequence ATGACCCGTTCCCCGTTCCGCCGTCTTGTGTTTGGCACCCTGCGCCGACTGCTTTACCTCTGGGTTCGCTCGGAGACGATCAACCAGTCGTCGTTCACCCTCAACCTCGACCGCAGTCGTCCGGTGTTCTACGTCCTGCAAAACCCTTCGCTGACCGACCTTGCCGTGGTCGACACCGAATGCAGCAAGGCTGGACTGCCGCGTCCGGTGCTGCCGGTCTCGGTGGGTAACCTGCTGGAACCGGCCGCGTTCTTCTATCTGACCCCAGACCCGGACTGGCTCGGTCGCCAGGACAAGCGCGGCGCGCCGCCAACCTTGACCCGCCTGGTCAGTGCCCTGAGCCAGAACGCCGCCGAAGATGCGCAGATCATTCCGGTCAGCGTGTTCTGGGGCCAATCGCCAGACAGCGAAAACAGCCCATGGAAACTGCTGTTCGCCGACAGTTGGGCTGTCACCGGGCGCCTGCGTCGCTTGCTCAGCATCATCGTGCTGGGGCGCAAGACCCGCGTGCAGTTTTCCGCACCGATTCACCTGCGCGAGCTGATCGAGCACAACAAGGGGCACGAACGCACCGTGCGCATGGCCCAGCGCATCCTGCGGGTGCACTTCCGCAATCTGAAGGCTGCAGTAATCGGTCCGGACATTTCCCACCGGCGCAATCTGGTCAAAGGTCTGCTCAACCAGCCGATGGTCAAGCAAGCGATCCTCGACGAAGCCGAACGCGAGAACATTTCACCGGAGAAAGCCAAAGCTCAAGCGCTGCGCTATGGCAACGAAATCGCCTCGGACTACACCTACACAGCGATCCGTTTCATGGAAGTGGTGTTGAGCTGGTTCTGGAACAAGATCTACGACGGCATCAAGGTCAACCACATCGAAGGCGTGCAGAAGGTCGCCCAGGGTCACGAAGTGATCTACGTGCCGTGCCACCGCAGCCACATCGACTACCTGCTGCTCTCCTATCTGCTGTTCCGCAACGGCCTGACCCCGCCGCACATCGCCGCCGGCATCAACCTGAACATGCCGGTTATCGGCAGCCTGCTGCGTCGCGGCGGCGCGTTCTTCATGCGCCGCACGTTCAAGGGCAATCCGCTGTACACCTCAGTGTTCAACGAATACCTGCACACCCTGTTCACCAAAGGCTTCCCTGTCGAATACTTCGTCGAGGGCGGCCGTTCGCGCACCGGGCGCATGCTGCAACCGAAAACCGGGATGCTGGCGATCACCCTGCGCAGCTTCCTGCGTTCGTCGCGGATGCCCATCGTGTTCGTGCCGGTGTACATCGGCTACGAGCGCGTACTGGAAGGGCGAACCTATCTTGGCGAGTTGCGCGGCGCGGCCAAGAAGAAAGAGTCGATCTTCGATATTTTCAAAGTCATCGGCGCGCTCAAGCAGCGCTTCGGTCAGGTGGCGGTGAACTTCGGCGAGCCGATCAAACTGGCGGAATTCCTCGACAGCGAACAGCCTGACTGGCGCCAACAGGAACTCGGCCCGCAGTTCAAACCGGCCTGGCTCAACGAAACCACCAATCGCCTCGGCGAGAAAGTCGCCCAGCACCTGAACGAAGCGGCGGCAATCAACCCGGTCAACCTCGTTGCACTGGCACTACTGTCCACCAGCCGCCTGGCCCTGGACGACCGCGCCATGGCGCGGGTGCTCGACCTGTATCTGGCGCTGTTGCGCAAAGTCCCGTACTCACCGCACACCACCTTGCCGGAAGGTGACGGCCGCGCGTTGATCGAACATGTGAAGGACATGGATCTGCTGTCCGAGCAGAGCGATGCCTTGGGCAAGATTCTCTATCTGGACGAACAGAACGCCGTCCTGATGACCTACTACCGCAACAACGTTTTGCACATCTTCGCGTTACCTGCGCTGCTGGCGAGTTTCTTCCAGAGCGCGTCGCGCATGAGTCGCGAACAGATCCTGCGCTACACCCGCGCGCTGTACCCGTACCTGCAAGCCGAGCTGTTCATTCGCTGGTCGCTGAATGAATTGGATGCGGTGATCGATCAATGGCTGGAAGCCTTCGTCGAACAAGGCCTGCTGCGCTTCGAAAACAACGTGTACCTGCGTCCGGCACCAAGCTCGCGGCATTTCGTGTTGCTGACGCTGCTGTCGAAGAGCATCGCCCAGACTCTGCAGCGCTTCTACATGACGGTTTCCTTGCTGCTCAACAGCGGCCAGAACAGCATCAGCGCCGAAGAACTGGAAGACCTGTGCACGGTGATGGCCCAGCGCCTGTCGATCCTCCACGGCCTCAACGCCCCGGAATTCTTCGACAAGAGCCTGTTCCGCCACTTCATCCAGACCCTGCTCGACCTCGACGTGCTCAAGCGAGATGAAGCGGGCAAGTTGAGCTACCACGAACTGCTCGGCGAACTGGCCGAAGGCGCGGCCAAACGGGTGTTGCCGGCGGATATTCGTCTGTCGATCCGTCAGGTGGCGGTGCATCGCAGTGAAGATGCAGCGGAATTGGTAACGCCGATCTGA
- a CDS encoding cold-shock protein, whose product MATRETGNVKWFNDAKGYGFIQREDGVDVFVHYRAIRGEGHRSLTEGQQVEYAVVTGEKGLQAEDVVGL is encoded by the coding sequence ATGGCAACACGTGAAACCGGCAACGTGAAGTGGTTCAACGACGCCAAGGGCTACGGCTTCATTCAGCGCGAAGACGGGGTGGACGTGTTCGTGCACTACCGCGCGATTCGCGGTGAAGGCCACCGTTCACTGACTGAAGGCCAGCAGGTTGAGTATGCGGTGGTGACCGGAGAGAAAGGCTTGCAGGCTGAGGATGTGGTGGGGCTGTAA
- a CDS encoding putative RNA methyltransferase, translating into MLACPICSEPLSAVDNGVACPAGHRFDRARQGYLNLLPVQHKNSRDPGDNQAMVEARRDFLNAGHYAPVAKRLAELAASYAPQRWLDIGCGEGYYTAQIADALPHADGYALDISREAVKRACKRNPKLTWLIASMARVPLASGSCQFLASVFSPLDWDEAKRLLSVGGGLMKVGPTSGHLMELRERLYDEVREYIDDKHLDLVPEGMVLAHSETLTFKLTLDKPQDRANLLAMTPHGWRASAERRAAVIDQAEPFETTVSMRYDYFVLQ; encoded by the coding sequence ATGCTTGCGTGTCCGATCTGTAGCGAACCGCTAAGTGCGGTGGACAACGGCGTGGCTTGCCCCGCCGGGCATCGTTTCGACCGTGCGCGCCAGGGTTACCTGAACCTGTTGCCGGTGCAGCACAAAAACAGCCGCGACCCTGGGGATAACCAGGCGATGGTCGAAGCCCGCCGAGACTTCTTGAACGCCGGGCATTACGCGCCGGTGGCCAAGCGTCTGGCGGAGTTGGCCGCGAGTTATGCGCCGCAGCGCTGGCTCGACATCGGTTGTGGCGAGGGTTACTACACCGCGCAAATCGCCGATGCCTTGCCGCACGCTGACGGCTACGCCCTGGACATTTCCCGGGAAGCGGTCAAACGCGCCTGCAAACGCAACCCGAAGCTCACCTGGTTGATCGCCAGCATGGCCCGCGTGCCATTGGCTTCCGGCAGTTGCCAGTTCCTGGCCAGTGTCTTCAGTCCGCTGGATTGGGATGAAGCCAAACGCCTGCTCAGCGTCGGCGGCGGCCTGATGAAAGTCGGGCCGACCAGCGGCCACCTGATGGAATTGCGCGAGCGGCTGTACGACGAAGTCCGCGAGTACATTGACGACAAGCATCTGGATCTGGTGCCGGAAGGCATGGTGCTGGCGCACAGCGAAACGCTGACTTTCAAGCTGACGCTGGACAAGCCGCAAGACCGCGCCAACCTGCTGGCGATGACGCCTCACGGCTGGCGCGCGAGTGCCGAGCGTCGTGCGGCAGTCATCGATCAGGCCGAGCCGTTCGAGACCACCGTATCAATGCGCTACGATTATTTCGTTCTTCAATAA
- the dapE gene encoding succinyl-diaminopimelate desuccinylase produces MTAQADLSPTLQLAIDLIRRPSVTPVDADCQKQMMQRLGDAGFALEPMRIEDVDNFWATHGKHDGPVLCFAGHTDVVPTGPVTAWQIDPFNALIDEHGMLCGRGAADMKGSLASMTVAAERFVADYPDHKGKVAFLITSDEEGPAHHGTKAVVERLAARKERLDWCIVGEPSSTTLVGDVVKNGRRGSLGAKLTVRGIQGHVAYPHLAKNPIHLAAPALAELAAEHWDHGNDFFPPTSFQISNVNSGTGATNVIPGDLVAVFNFRFSTESTVEGLQKRVADILDRHGLDWHIDWALSGLPFLTEPGALLDAVSSSIKDITGRETKASTSGGTSDGRFIATMGTQVVELGPVNATIHQVNERVLAADLDVLTEIYYQTMIKLLA; encoded by the coding sequence ATGACGGCCCAAGCCGACCTTTCGCCGACCCTTCAACTCGCCATCGACCTGATCCGCCGTCCGTCCGTCACGCCGGTCGACGCCGATTGCCAGAAGCAGATGATGCAGCGCCTGGGCGATGCCGGTTTTGCGCTGGAGCCGATGCGCATCGAAGATGTGGATAACTTCTGGGCCACTCACGGTAAACACGACGGCCCGGTGCTGTGCTTCGCCGGCCACACCGATGTGGTGCCGACCGGCCCTGTGACCGCCTGGCAGATCGACCCGTTCAACGCGCTGATCGACGAACATGGCATGCTCTGCGGCCGCGGCGCGGCGGACATGAAAGGCAGCCTGGCGTCGATGACCGTGGCCGCCGAGCGTTTCGTCGCCGACTACCCGGATCACAAAGGCAAAGTCGCGTTCCTGATCACCAGCGACGAAGAAGGCCCGGCGCACCACGGCACCAAGGCTGTGGTCGAGCGTCTGGCCGCACGCAAAGAGCGTCTGGACTGGTGCATCGTCGGCGAGCCGTCGAGCACCACGCTGGTGGGTGACGTGGTCAAGAACGGCCGTCGCGGCTCCCTCGGCGCCAAGCTGACCGTACGTGGCATCCAGGGCCACGTGGCCTATCCGCACCTGGCGAAGAACCCGATCCACCTCGCCGCCCCGGCACTGGCCGAACTGGCCGCCGAGCATTGGGACCACGGCAACGATTTCTTCCCGCCGACCAGTTTCCAGATTTCCAACGTCAACTCCGGCACCGGCGCGACCAACGTCATTCCGGGTGACCTGGTGGCGGTGTTCAATTTCCGGTTCTCCACTGAGTCGACCGTTGAAGGCCTGCAGAAGCGCGTTGCCGACATCCTCGACAGGCACGGCCTGGACTGGCACATCGACTGGGCGCTGTCCGGCCTGCCGTTCCTGACCGAGCCCGGCGCGCTGCTGGACGCCGTATCGTCGAGCATCAAGGACATCACCGGTCGCGAAACCAAGGCGTCCACCAGCGGTGGCACCTCCGACGGCCGTTTCATTGCGACCATGGGCACGCAAGTGGTTGAGCTGGGGCCGGTCAACGCGACCATCCACCAGGTCAACGAACGCGTGCTGGCAGCCGATCTCGATGTGCTGACCGAAATCTACTACCAGACCATGATCAAGTTGCTCGCCTGA
- a CDS encoding glycosyltransferase → MSSRKFGLNLVVVLAIAALFTGFWALINRPVTAPNWPEQISGFSYSPFQQGQFPQKEQYPTDDQMRRDLEIMSKLTDNIRTYSVDGTLENIPKLAEEFGLRVTLGIWISPDQERNEREITRAIEIANSSRSVVRVVVGNEAIFRKEITAQELSVLLDRVRAAVKVPVTTSEQWHVWEEHPELAKHVDLIAAHVLPYWEFIPMDKAGQFVLDRARDLKKMFPKKPLLLSEVGWPSNGRMRGGADASPADQAIYLRTLVNKLNRQGFNYFVIEAFDQPWKASDEGSVGAYWGVFNAARQQKFNFEGPVVAIPQWRVLAIGSVVLALLSLTLLMIDGSALRQRGRTFLTFIAFLCGSVLVWIGYDYSQQYSTWFSLTVGFLLALGALGVFIVLLTEAHELAEAVWIHKRRREFLPVVGDSSYRPKVSIHVPCYNEPPEMVKQTLNALANLDYPDFEVLIIDNNTKDPAVWEPVRDYCETLGPRFKFFHVAPLAGFKGGALNYLIPHTAKDAEVIAVIDSDYCVHPNWLKHMVPHFADPKIAVVQSPQDYRDQNESTFKKLCYAEYKGFFHIGMVTRNDRDAIIQHGTMTMTRRSVLEELGWADWCICEDAELGLRVFEKGLSAAYYHDSYGKGLMPDTFIDFKKQRFRWAYGAIQIIKRHTASLLRGKDTELTRGQRYHFLAGWLPWVADGMNIFFTIGALLWSAAMIIVPQRVDPPLLIFAIPPLALFVFKVGKIIFLYRRAVGVNLKDAFCAALAGLALSHTIAKAVLYGFFTSSIPFFRTPKNADNHGFWVAISEAREEVFIMLLLWGAALGIFLVNGMPSNDMRFWVTMLLVQSLPYLAALIMAFLSSLPKPAPEAQTAPAV, encoded by the coding sequence ATGTCATCGCGTAAATTTGGACTCAACCTGGTGGTGGTGCTTGCCATCGCTGCCTTGTTTACCGGCTTCTGGGCGCTGATCAACCGCCCGGTCACCGCCCCCAACTGGCCTGAACAGATCTCCGGCTTCTCGTATTCGCCGTTCCAGCAAGGTCAATTCCCACAGAAAGAGCAGTATCCGACCGACGATCAAATGCGTCGCGACCTGGAGATCATGAGCAAGTTGACGGACAACATCCGTACTTACTCGGTCGACGGCACGCTGGAGAACATCCCGAAACTGGCGGAAGAGTTCGGCCTGCGCGTAACCCTCGGGATCTGGATCAGCCCTGACCAGGAACGCAACGAGCGGGAAATCACCCGCGCCATCGAAATCGCCAATTCCTCGCGCAGCGTGGTTCGCGTGGTGGTCGGTAACGAGGCGATTTTCCGTAAGGAAATCACGGCCCAGGAACTCAGCGTCCTGCTGGACCGCGTTCGCGCCGCCGTGAAGGTGCCGGTGACCACGTCCGAGCAGTGGCACGTCTGGGAAGAACATCCGGAGCTGGCCAAGCACGTCGACCTGATCGCCGCGCACGTCCTGCCTTACTGGGAATTCATCCCGATGGACAAGGCCGGTCAGTTCGTCCTCGACCGCGCCCGCGACCTGAAAAAGATGTTCCCGAAAAAACCGCTGCTGCTGTCCGAAGTGGGCTGGCCGAGCAACGGCCGCATGCGCGGTGGCGCCGATGCATCGCCGGCGGATCAGGCGATTTACCTGCGCACACTGGTCAACAAGCTCAATCGCCAAGGCTTCAACTACTTCGTGATCGAAGCGTTTGACCAGCCGTGGAAGGCCAGCGACGAAGGTTCGGTGGGCGCCTATTGGGGCGTGTTCAACGCCGCGCGCCAGCAGAAATTCAACTTCGAAGGCCCGGTCGTGGCGATTCCTCAGTGGCGCGTCCTGGCCATCGGCTCGGTCGTCCTGGCCTTGCTGTCGCTGACCCTGTTGATGATCGACGGCTCGGCCCTGCGCCAACGTGGCCGTACCTTCCTGACCTTTATCGCGTTCCTTTGCGGTTCGGTGCTGGTGTGGATCGGTTACGACTACAGCCAGCAATACAGCACCTGGTTCAGCCTGACGGTCGGTTTCTTGCTGGCCCTCGGCGCGCTCGGGGTGTTTATCGTGTTGCTGACCGAGGCCCACGAACTGGCCGAGGCAGTGTGGATTCACAAACGACGCCGCGAATTCCTGCCGGTGGTCGGTGATTCCAGTTACCGGCCGAAAGTCTCGATCCACGTGCCCTGCTACAACGAGCCGCCAGAGATGGTCAAACAGACCCTCAACGCCCTGGCCAACCTCGACTATCCGGACTTCGAAGTCCTGATCATCGACAACAACACCAAGGACCCGGCGGTCTGGGAGCCGGTGCGCGACTACTGCGAAACCCTCGGCCCGCGCTTCAAGTTTTTCCACGTCGCGCCACTGGCCGGTTTCAAGGGCGGCGCGCTGAACTACCTGATTCCGCACACCGCCAAGGACGCCGAAGTGATCGCGGTGATCGACTCCGATTACTGCGTGCACCCAAACTGGCTCAAGCACATGGTGCCGCACTTCGCCGACCCGAAAATCGCTGTGGTGCAGTCGCCGCAGGACTACCGCGACCAGAACGAAAGCACCTTCAAGAAGCTCTGCTACGCGGAATACAAAGGTTTCTTCCACATCGGCATGGTCACCCGCAACGACCGTGACGCGATCATCCAGCACGGCACCATGACCATGACCCGGCGCTCGGTACTTGAAGAGCTGGGCTGGGCCGACTGGTGCATCTGTGAAGACGCCGAACTCGGTCTGCGCGTATTCGAAAAAGGCCTGTCGGCGGCGTATTACCACGACAGCTACGGCAAAGGCCTGATGCCCGATACCTTCATCGACTTCAAGAAACAGCGTTTCCGCTGGGCCTACGGTGCGATTCAGATCATCAAGCGCCACACCGCCAGCCTGCTGCGCGGCAAGGACACCGAACTGACTCGCGGCCAGCGCTACCACTTCCTCGCGGGCTGGTTGCCGTGGGTGGCGGACGGCATGAACATCTTCTTCACCATCGGCGCACTGCTGTGGTCGGCGGCGATGATCATCGTTCCGCAACGGGTCGATCCGCCGCTGCTGATTTTCGCGATCCCGCCGTTGGCGCTGTTCGTGTTCAAGGTCGGCAAGATCATCTTCCTCTACCGTCGTGCTGTCGGCGTGAACCTGAAGGATGCATTCTGCGCGGCGCTGGCCGGGCTGGCGTTGTCGCACACCATCGCCAAAGCGGTGTTGTACGGCTTCTTCACCAGCAGCATTCCGTTCTTCCGCACGCCGAAAAACGCCGATAACCACGGCTTCTGGGTGGCCATTTCGGAAGCCCGGGAAGAGGTGTTCATCATGCTGCTGTTGTGGGGCGCGGCCTTGGGAATCTTCCTGGTCAACGGCATGCCGAGCAACGACATGCGCTTCTGGGTGACCATGTTGCTGGTGCAATCGCTGCCGTACTTGGCGGCGTTGATCATGGCCTTCCTGTCGTCGCTGCCAAAACCGGCACCGGAGGCGCAAACGGCACCTGCCGTCTAA